In Acinetobacter pittii, one genomic interval encodes:
- the pqqD gene encoding pyrroloquinoline quinone biosynthesis peptide chaperone PqqD, whose product MNKEQFDLNLVPTWRQGYRFQFEPAQNGFVILYPEGMIKLNESAGAIGQYIDGQQNVSAIIAHLKQKFGDIAEIDQDVVDYMLVAKQQHWIDLV is encoded by the coding sequence ATGAATAAAGAGCAATTTGATTTAAACCTTGTGCCGACATGGCGACAAGGTTACCGTTTTCAGTTCGAGCCAGCTCAAAATGGTTTTGTGATTTTATATCCTGAAGGCATGATTAAGTTAAATGAAAGTGCAGGGGCAATCGGACAATATATTGATGGGCAGCAAAATGTTTCTGCAATTATTGCTCATTTAAAGCAAAAATTTGGTGATATTGCTGAAATTGATCAGGATGTAGTGGATTACATGCTAGTCGCAAAGCAACAACACTGGATTGATTTAGTATGA
- the pqqB gene encoding pyrroloquinoline quinone biosynthesis protein PqqB, which produces MYIYVLGSAAGGGFPQWNCNCPNCHGVRTGTIQAKARTQSSIAVSENGTDWVLLNASPDIRQQLFEFKAAQPARKLRDTGITSVILMDSQLDHTTGLLTLREGCPMNVWCTEMVHQDLTSGFPVFNILKHWNGGLQYHEINPTQAFKVDGFENLEFLPLIIKSAAPPYSPHRHDPHDGDNIALIIKDHKTQKQLFYAPGLGKIDDQIMQIMQSSDCVMIDGTLWTDDEMQQTGVGTKTGREMGHLYISGEGGSLSYLNQLTTPKKVLIHINNTNPILNENSSQFAELKANGVEVAYDGMQIEL; this is translated from the coding sequence ATGTATATTTATGTTTTAGGTTCAGCTGCTGGAGGCGGGTTCCCGCAGTGGAATTGTAATTGCCCGAATTGTCACGGTGTGCGCACAGGTACAATCCAAGCCAAAGCCCGTACTCAATCATCAATTGCTGTTTCTGAAAATGGGACAGATTGGGTTTTATTAAATGCATCACCTGATATTCGGCAGCAACTTTTCGAATTTAAAGCAGCTCAACCAGCACGTAAATTGCGTGATACAGGAATAACGAGCGTTATTTTAATGGACAGTCAGTTAGACCATACCACTGGGCTTTTAACCTTACGTGAAGGTTGTCCAATGAATGTATGGTGTACAGAAATGGTCCACCAAGATTTAACGAGTGGCTTTCCTGTTTTTAATATACTCAAACACTGGAATGGTGGTCTTCAATACCATGAGATTAATCCTACGCAAGCCTTTAAAGTTGATGGTTTCGAAAATTTAGAATTTTTACCTTTAATTATTAAAAGTGCTGCACCGCCATATTCACCGCATCGACATGACCCACATGATGGCGACAATATTGCTTTAATTATCAAAGATCATAAAACGCAAAAACAGTTGTTCTATGCACCGGGTCTTGGAAAAATTGACGATCAAATCATGCAGATTATGCAGAGTTCAGACTGCGTCATGATTGATGGTACGCTTTGGACAGATGATGAAATGCAACAGACAGGGGTTGGAACGAAAACTGGCCGTGAAATGGGGCATTTATATATTAGTGGCGAAGGTGGTTCACTGTCTTATTTAAATCAGCTAACCACACCTAAAAAAGTGCTGATTCATATTAACAACACCAATCCAATTTTAAATGAAAACTCTAGCCAGTTTGCTGAGCTTAAAGCAAATGGTGTAGAGGTTGCCTATGATGGCATGCAGATTGAACTCTAA
- a CDS encoding TonB-dependent receptor plug domain-containing protein, protein MTLTKKALVVAISTLLPFAVQANTDSEQPSNNESVQKLKTIVVSAALKEQDVDKAPASISVITSEEIERSAALSLADVLQKQAGVYNYNSGQDKIVIRGMLNTSGNYTLILLNGKRMSSNGAMWRGNDFDWSAIPLNSIERVEVIRGPMSSLYGADAMGGVINIITKKAEDGQLHGSVFGQYNRADRGNGKEQFRYGFNLYGGLTDNLSFTLAGDAYNRDAWYRNGKPDPDGAYFVEKDTKNVNGTLSWNINDQQTLDLDLGYNNDKRPLTQDAATSIQESEMKRTNVGIAHRGKWGWGKTEAYIGKETAKISDYDSEYDAPQNRQYKQENLIGRAFANFDWLMNNTTAGFDYKDQKITDVVSYIGTGKNQQKSYGVFVQNDTHINDALTLTLGGRYDDFDDFDGKSTGKAYLSYELAEGVVLKGGVGQAYKVPAPAQLDINYSMISCGGSCHIRGNPDLEPEESTNYEASLIVTRPNWNAGVTVFQNDVKNLIEAITLSNGDPRLVGDFRKIWTNVSRAELKGVELTGGYDFTDNLGVKANATYLDAKNKTTGQDLTERPEWLANGSISWAPVEDFRVNAGVSYVGKQMYSATKELPAYTTYDVTFTSPLSPRLTLDYGVKNLTDVDLEDKNKTFNTKLYGRNYFVKATYSF, encoded by the coding sequence ATGACGTTAACTAAAAAGGCGCTGGTGGTCGCCATCTCAACACTGCTTCCGTTTGCAGTTCAAGCAAATACAGATAGTGAACAGCCGAGTAATAATGAATCAGTTCAAAAACTTAAAACGATTGTGGTTTCCGCTGCATTAAAAGAACAAGATGTAGATAAAGCACCTGCTTCCATTAGTGTGATCACGAGTGAAGAGATTGAACGTAGTGCGGCGCTCAGTCTTGCTGATGTTTTACAAAAACAAGCTGGGGTTTATAACTACAACAGCGGACAAGATAAAATCGTTATACGGGGAATGCTAAATACATCGGGAAACTACACACTCATCCTACTTAACGGTAAGCGTATGTCATCTAATGGTGCCATGTGGCGAGGTAATGACTTTGACTGGAGCGCAATCCCTTTAAATAGTATTGAACGAGTAGAAGTGATTCGAGGACCAATGTCGTCGCTCTATGGAGCAGATGCCATGGGCGGAGTCATCAATATTATTACCAAGAAAGCCGAGGATGGGCAGCTGCATGGTTCGGTCTTTGGCCAATATAATCGAGCAGACCGCGGAAATGGTAAAGAGCAATTCCGTTACGGATTTAACTTATACGGCGGTTTAACCGACAATCTAAGTTTTACTTTGGCAGGAGATGCCTATAACCGTGATGCATGGTACCGAAATGGCAAACCAGATCCAGATGGGGCTTACTTTGTAGAAAAAGATACTAAAAACGTAAACGGTACATTAAGTTGGAATATTAATGACCAACAAACTTTAGACCTAGATTTGGGTTATAACAACGATAAACGCCCACTGACCCAAGATGCGGCAACTTCAATTCAAGAATCAGAAATGAAACGAACCAATGTGGGAATTGCTCACCGTGGAAAATGGGGTTGGGGTAAAACAGAAGCTTACATTGGTAAAGAAACAGCTAAAATTTCTGACTACGATAGCGAATATGATGCGCCACAAAACCGTCAATATAAGCAAGAAAATTTAATTGGTCGTGCCTTTGCTAACTTTGATTGGCTGATGAATAACACCACAGCAGGTTTTGATTATAAAGACCAAAAAATTACAGACGTTGTGAGCTATATCGGCACTGGAAAAAACCAGCAGAAGAGCTACGGTGTATTTGTTCAAAACGATACCCATATTAATGATGCACTGACTTTAACTTTAGGCGGCCGTTACGACGACTTTGATGACTTCGATGGTAAATCGACTGGTAAAGCCTATTTGTCCTATGAACTCGCGGAAGGTGTTGTGCTAAAAGGTGGTGTAGGCCAAGCTTATAAAGTTCCGGCTCCTGCACAGTTAGACATCAATTACTCAATGATTTCATGTGGTGGTAGTTGTCACATTCGAGGCAATCCTGACTTAGAGCCAGAAGAAAGCACCAACTATGAAGCATCCTTAATTGTAACCCGTCCAAACTGGAATGCTGGTGTTACCGTTTTCCAAAATGATGTGAAGAACCTGATCGAAGCCATTACCTTAAGTAATGGAGACCCGCGTTTAGTGGGTGATTTTAGAAAAATCTGGACTAATGTAAGTCGTGCAGAGCTTAAAGGTGTTGAACTTACAGGTGGTTATGATTTCACAGATAATTTAGGTGTTAAGGCAAATGCCACTTATCTTGATGCAAAAAATAAAACGACAGGTCAAGATTTAACTGAACGACCAGAATGGCTGGCTAATGGTTCAATTTCTTGGGCACCCGTTGAAGACTTCCGTGTAAATGCAGGGGTAAGCTACGTTGGTAAGCAAATGTACTCTGCAACTAAAGAGTTACCAGCTTATACCACTTATGACGTGACATTTACTTCACCACTTTCACCACGCTTAACATTGGACTATGGTGTGAAAAACCTGACCGATGTTGATCTGGAAGATAAAAATAAAACCTTTAATACCAAACTTTATGGCCGTAATTATTTTGTAAAAGCGACTTATAGTTTCTAA
- the pqqA gene encoding pyrroloquinoline quinone precursor peptide PqqA, translating to MQWTKPAFTDLRIGFEVTMYFEAR from the coding sequence ATGCAATGGACTAAACCAGCTTTTACTGATTTACGCATTGGTTTTGAAGTTACAATGTACTTCGAAGCACGTTAA
- a CDS encoding transcriptional repressor — protein sequence MTATSKSLLNGLPIKKSRIQVFEILNQNPQGLSAVSIYAQIKNEHKITLGTIYRILSEFENRKLIKRVFLGKSKSIYKIRKDKMSCNLICLKTAEATSYEHEKVKELLHEVIDVIFANTGTNISSIELNLYTE from the coding sequence ATGACGGCAACATCAAAATCATTATTAAATGGACTACCAATAAAAAAATCGAGAATTCAGGTTTTTGAAATTTTAAATCAAAATCCACAAGGCTTAAGCGCGGTAAGTATTTATGCACAAATTAAAAATGAACATAAAATTACGCTTGGAACAATTTATCGAATCTTATCTGAATTTGAAAATCGTAAACTCATCAAAAGAGTGTTCTTAGGAAAAAGTAAAAGTATTTATAAGATCAGAAAAGATAAAATGAGCTGTAACTTGATTTGTCTAAAAACGGCAGAAGCAACCAGTTATGAACATGAAAAAGTAAAAGAGTTACTGCATGAAGTCATAGATGTTATTTTTGCGAATACAGGAACCAATATCAGTAGTATTGAACTTAATCTCTATACAGAATAA
- a CDS encoding bifunctional metallophosphatase/5'-nucleotidase — protein sequence MKNLTILFKVTTLSLAVTLLAGCNDDDDNDTAPPVQRSNQTVNILAFNDFHGNLEPPKRYVEAPNPNDTTQTVRIPVGGVSYFADAIKKLKAENPNNAVVSAGDLISASPLTSSLFLDEPTIEVMNDIQIDFNAVGNHEFDRGTDELRRLKNGGCQQYTSTAPCQINKNFSGAKFDFLAANVAMKSDASKTIFPAYKVKTYGGIPVAFIGLTLKATPSIVSAAGIKDVEFRDEADTVNALIPELRKQGIEAIVVVVHEGAAPSTKFNEKTCDGLSGPILGILDKLNPAVDIVVSGHTHQSYICDYSTKNPAKPFLLTSAGQYGTLITDIKVELDGKTGDVIKKDAKQVPIQSEAYMSGTTTVSLTDLYQKFSKTPSIEAILDKYRQAVTTISSRVVGTATAVVSRTQVESGESPLGIMIADAQQAAALKASNQGSDFTLMNPGGVRADLLINSSNQITFGDVFAVQPFGNSIVTLSLTGKQIRDVLEQQWSGANANSPRILQPSKELSYQYAANAAVSPRASNIMVAGSPLVDSKIYRVTVNSFLADGGDNFTVLKDGQNRVGGGQDIDALESYVAKNSPLIIPATTRIKVIK from the coding sequence ATGAAAAATTTAACAATACTTTTTAAAGTAACAACACTTTCTCTAGCAGTAACGTTATTGGCGGGATGTAATGACGATGATGATAACGACACAGCACCACCTGTCCAAAGAAGCAATCAGACTGTAAATATTTTAGCTTTTAATGACTTTCACGGAAATCTTGAACCTCCTAAGCGTTATGTTGAGGCACCAAATCCAAATGATACTACTCAAACTGTTCGTATTCCTGTGGGTGGGGTTAGTTACTTTGCCGATGCCATTAAAAAACTTAAAGCAGAAAATCCAAATAATGCAGTGGTTTCGGCAGGCGATTTAATTAGTGCTTCGCCTCTAACCTCTTCTTTATTTTTAGATGAACCGACCATTGAAGTCATGAATGATATTCAAATTGACTTTAATGCTGTAGGTAACCATGAATTTGACCGTGGTACAGATGAATTACGCCGTTTAAAGAACGGCGGATGTCAGCAATATACCAGCACTGCCCCATGCCAAATTAATAAAAACTTTAGTGGTGCAAAATTTGATTTCCTTGCTGCCAACGTAGCAATGAAAAGTGATGCCAGCAAAACAATCTTTCCTGCTTATAAAGTCAAAACTTATGGTGGAATTCCAGTCGCGTTTATTGGTTTAACCCTTAAAGCGACCCCAAGTATTGTTTCTGCTGCTGGTATTAAAGACGTTGAATTCCGTGATGAAGCAGATACGGTAAACGCTTTGATTCCTGAGTTACGAAAACAAGGAATTGAAGCCATTGTCGTAGTTGTGCATGAGGGCGCGGCGCCAAGTACGAAGTTTAATGAAAAAACATGTGATGGCTTAAGCGGCCCAATTTTAGGAATTTTGGATAAATTAAATCCGGCAGTTGATATTGTTGTTTCAGGCCATACACACCAATCTTATATTTGTGACTATTCTACAAAAAATCCGGCAAAACCGTTCTTACTTACTTCGGCTGGACAGTATGGCACACTCATTACTGACATCAAGGTTGAGCTAGATGGTAAAACTGGGGATGTGATTAAAAAGGATGCTAAACAAGTTCCTATACAAAGTGAAGCCTATATGTCTGGTACAACCACTGTAAGCCTTACAGACCTCTATCAAAAATTTAGTAAAACCCCAAGCATTGAAGCCATTTTAGATAAATACCGCCAAGCTGTGACCACTATTTCAAGCCGTGTGGTTGGAACTGCAACAGCAGTAGTAAGTCGTACTCAAGTTGAAAGTGGTGAAAGTCCGCTCGGTATTATGATTGCCGATGCTCAGCAAGCGGCTGCCCTAAAAGCAAGTAACCAAGGCTCTGATTTTACCTTAATGAATCCAGGTGGTGTACGTGCTGATCTGCTCATCAATAGCAGTAACCAGATTACCTTTGGTGATGTTTTTGCAGTTCAGCCCTTTGGCAACTCTATTGTGACTTTGAGCTTAACTGGCAAACAGATTAGAGATGTGCTTGAGCAGCAATGGTCAGGTGCAAATGCAAACTCACCTAGAATTTTACAACCATCTAAAGAATTAAGTTATCAATATGCGGCAAATGCGGCTGTTTCACCAAGAGCAAGTAACATCATGGTCGCTGGTTCACCGTTGGTTGACAGTAAAATATACCGCGTGACGGTAAATAGTTTCTTGGCAGATGGAGGTGATAACTTCACCGTATTAAAAGATGGTCAAAACCGTGTAGGTGGTGGTCAAGATATTGATGCCCTTGAAAGCTATGTCGCTAAGAATTCACCTTTAATTATTCCAGCTACAACACGTATTAAAGTCATCAAATAG
- a CDS encoding dipeptidase, producing MKPSHIPVFDGHNDALTRLWLSDHSDPVHAFIHERLAGHLDLKRCQQAGFMGGMFAIFLPPYSYVQQHHANKLFDQNTSDFTQQQIEQICLEQLDLAQQLGHRSKNIKICTSVQNIQDCLVEQKLAILLHMEGAEALQENPDLLDIFYEKGLRSIGPLWNRPSRFGHGLNAKFPHSPDTGAGLTVDGKDFIKRCANKKMVIDVSHMNEKAFWNTVDILQQPIVATHSNAHTLCPQARNLTDPQLKAIQESKGMVGVNFDVAFLRSDGQRNADTSIDVILEHLEYLMNHLGEEHVGFGSDFDGALIGTELEDVTGLHRLIEGMQQRGYSKMLIENICMNNWIRVLHRIFGQ from the coding sequence ATGAAGCCTAGCCATATTCCAGTTTTCGATGGGCATAATGATGCTCTAACACGTTTATGGCTAAGTGATCATTCAGATCCAGTACATGCTTTTATTCATGAACGCCTAGCGGGCCATCTTGATCTAAAACGCTGTCAACAAGCTGGTTTTATGGGGGGGATGTTTGCGATTTTTTTACCCCCCTATAGTTATGTTCAACAGCATCATGCCAATAAACTATTTGATCAAAATACTTCTGATTTTACACAACAGCAAATTGAACAAATTTGCTTGGAACAACTCGATTTAGCTCAGCAACTTGGTCACCGCTCTAAAAATATTAAAATTTGTACATCGGTTCAAAATATTCAGGATTGCTTAGTAGAGCAAAAGCTAGCAATTTTGTTGCATATGGAAGGAGCTGAAGCTTTACAAGAAAATCCTGATTTACTCGATATATTTTATGAAAAAGGTCTGCGTAGTATTGGCCCACTGTGGAATAGACCTAGTCGTTTTGGGCATGGTTTAAATGCTAAGTTTCCTCACTCACCCGACACTGGAGCAGGCCTTACTGTCGATGGCAAAGATTTTATAAAACGCTGCGCCAATAAAAAAATGGTGATTGATGTTTCACACATGAATGAGAAAGCTTTTTGGAATACTGTAGATATATTGCAGCAGCCAATTGTAGCAACGCACTCTAATGCACATACTTTATGTCCTCAAGCACGTAATTTAACTGACCCACAGCTCAAAGCAATTCAGGAAAGTAAAGGTATGGTTGGGGTAAACTTCGATGTTGCTTTTTTACGGTCGGATGGGCAACGCAATGCGGATACATCCATAGATGTAATTTTGGAACATCTAGAATATTTAATGAATCATTTAGGCGAAGAACACGTAGGTTTTGGATCGGATTTTGACGGTGCACTTATTGGTACTGAACTTGAAGATGTAACTGGCCTACATCGTTTAATTGAAGGTATGCAACAGCGTGGTTACTCTAAAATGCTAATTGAAAATATATGTATGAATAATTGGATACGGGTACTTCATAGAATTTTTGGTCAATAA
- the pqqC gene encoding pyrroloquinoline-quinone synthase PqqC encodes MTQTPEALTTEQFKQAIIEKGQYYHIYHPFHVMMYEGRANQQQIQAWVANRYYYQINIPLKDAAIMANCPDQRVRQEWIQRMIDQDGEYPDGGGREAWLRLAEAVGLSREQVISEELVLPGVRFAVDAYVNFARRASWREAASSSLTELFAPQIHQSRLDSWPQHYPWIDDKGYEYFRSRLSQARRDVEHGLTITLDSFTTFEQQERMLEILQFKLDILWSILDALTLAYVHNEAPYHSVTSKRVWHKGLFK; translated from the coding sequence ATGACTCAAACACCTGAAGCTTTGACGACCGAGCAATTCAAACAAGCCATTATCGAAAAAGGCCAGTATTATCATATCTATCATCCATTTCACGTGATGATGTATGAAGGCCGAGCAAATCAACAGCAAATTCAAGCTTGGGTAGCAAACCGATATTACTATCAAATTAATATTCCGCTTAAAGATGCGGCCATTATGGCAAATTGCCCTGACCAACGAGTCCGTCAAGAATGGATTCAACGCATGATCGATCAAGATGGTGAATATCCTGATGGCGGTGGACGAGAAGCATGGTTACGATTAGCCGAAGCTGTGGGCTTGAGTCGTGAACAAGTTATTTCTGAAGAACTCGTATTACCTGGTGTCCGTTTTGCAGTAGATGCCTATGTAAATTTCGCACGCCGTGCCTCATGGCGTGAGGCAGCAAGCAGCTCGTTAACTGAACTTTTTGCCCCACAAATTCACCAATCACGTCTTGATTCATGGCCGCAGCACTACCCATGGATTGATGATAAAGGCTATGAATATTTTCGTTCTCGTTTAAGTCAGGCGCGCCGTGATGTTGAACATGGTTTAACAATTACGCTTGATTCATTTACAACTTTTGAGCAACAAGAACGAATGCTTGAAATATTGCAGTTTAAGCTGGATATTTTATGGAGCATTTTAGATGCTTTAACTTTGGCATATGTTCACAATGAAGCACCGTATCACAGTGTGACAAGTAAACGGGTTTGGCACAAAGGACTATTTAAATGA
- the pqqE gene encoding pyrroloquinoline quinone biosynthesis protein PqqE, which translates to MTEGVGLPLWLLAELTYRCPLQCPYCSNPLDYAQHKNELTTQEWFDVFDQARQMGAVQLGFSGGEPLVRQDLEQLVAHAHQQGFYTNLITSGMGLTEQRIADLKQAGLDHIQVSFQASDPVVNDALAGSKHAFEQKYEMCRLVKKYDYPMVLNFVIHRHNIDQIEQIIELCLELNADTVELAICQFYGWAFLNRQGLLPTQEQLTRAERITNEYREKLKAQNHPCKFIFVVPDYYEERPKACMNGWGKIFFTVAPDGMALPCHAARQLPISFPNVREHKLSDIWYKSTGFNHFRGDAWMPEGCRSCPDKDRDFGGCRCQAYMLTGDAANADPVCGKSPYHQMIEQAREESQLAAPLQQLVFRNSRNSKSLSATQNIPVHTITDI; encoded by the coding sequence ATGACAGAAGGTGTTGGCCTACCTTTATGGTTATTAGCGGAACTCACGTATCGTTGTCCGCTACAATGCCCATATTGCTCAAATCCATTAGACTACGCTCAGCATAAAAATGAACTGACCACCCAAGAGTGGTTCGATGTTTTTGATCAAGCACGTCAGATGGGTGCTGTTCAACTTGGTTTTTCTGGCGGTGAACCGCTGGTACGTCAGGACTTAGAACAACTCGTTGCACATGCTCATCAACAAGGCTTTTATACCAACTTAATTACCTCGGGTATGGGCCTTACCGAACAACGCATTGCTGATTTAAAGCAAGCGGGTTTAGATCACATTCAAGTGAGCTTCCAAGCGAGTGACCCTGTGGTAAATGATGCCTTAGCAGGTTCAAAGCATGCTTTTGAACAAAAGTATGAAATGTGCCGACTAGTTAAGAAGTATGATTACCCAATGGTGCTTAACTTTGTTATTCATCGACATAACATTGACCAGATAGAACAAATCATTGAACTTTGCCTAGAACTTAATGCAGATACAGTTGAGTTAGCAATTTGTCAGTTTTACGGTTGGGCTTTTTTAAATCGCCAAGGTCTATTACCAACCCAAGAGCAACTGACCCGTGCAGAACGGATTACCAATGAATATCGAGAAAAATTAAAAGCGCAAAATCATCCTTGCAAATTCATTTTTGTAGTACCTGATTATTATGAAGAGCGACCAAAAGCCTGTATGAATGGTTGGGGTAAAATCTTCTTTACAGTTGCTCCAGACGGTATGGCGTTGCCTTGCCACGCAGCACGACAATTGCCGATTTCATTTCCAAACGTCCGCGAACATAAATTGTCAGATATCTGGTACAAATCAACGGGGTTTAATCATTTCCGTGGCGATGCATGGATGCCGGAAGGGTGCCGTAGTTGCCCAGATAAAGATCGTGATTTTGGTGGATGTCGTTGTCAGGCCTATATGCTGACTGGAGACGCAGCTAATGCCGATCCTGTATGCGGGAAATCGCCGTATCATCAAATGATTGAACAAGCACGCGAAGAAAGTCAGTTGGCTGCACCTCTACAACAATTAGTTTTCCGTAATAGTCGAAACTCTAAGTCTTTAAGCGCCACACAAAATATTCCAGTCCACACGATTACAGACATATAG